A portion of the Phyllopteryx taeniolatus isolate TA_2022b chromosome 15, UOR_Ptae_1.2, whole genome shotgun sequence genome contains these proteins:
- the barhl1b gene encoding barH-like homeobox 1b: MEASANGSSFGIDSLLSRRPGSPLSKGDSLAGECRSPLEFSPRTDAESGCSSPPSPRRECADEAAQRQGHGVGLPPHLQHGGAQQRTMTSSFLIRDILADCKPLAACAPYSSNGQPTQEVGRLAAKIADDFLEKIHSNSSSDSEYKVKEEGDREISSSRDSPQVRLKKPRKARTAFTDHQLAQLERSFERQKYLSVQDRMELAASLNLTDTQVKTWYQNRRTKWKRQTAVGLELLAEAGNYSALQRMFPSPYFYPQSLVSNLDPGAALYLYRGPSAPPPSLQRPLVPRILLHGLQGGSEPPPPPPLPPMSAVLSRPPQQR; the protein is encoded by the exons ATGGAGGCGTCCGCCAACGGCTCCAGTTTCGGCATCGACTCGCTGCTCTCCCGCAGGCCCGGAAGTCCGCTCTCCAAGGGGGACAGCCTGGCGGGGGAGTGCCGCTCGCCTCTGGAGTTCAGCCCGAGAACCGACGCGGAAAGCGGCTGCTCGTCGCCGCCCTCGCCCAGGAGGGAGTGCGCGGACGAGGCGGCCCAGAGGCAGGGACACGGCGTCGGCCTGCCGCCTCACCTCCAGCACGGCGGGGCCCAGCAGAGGACCATGACCTCGTCCTTCCTCATCAGAGACATTCTGGCGGACTGTAAGCCTCTGGCCGCCTGCGCGCCTTACTCCAGCAATGGACAACCCACGCAGGAGGTCGGCAGACTGGCCGCCAAGATCGCCGACGACTttttggagaaaatccacagTAACTCGTCGTCGGACAGCGAATATAAAG TGAAAGAGGAGGGGGACAGGGAGATCTCCAGCAGCAGAGACAGCCCCCAGGTCCGGCTCAAGAAGCCCCGAAAGGCCCGGACGGCCTTCACGGACCACCAACTGGCGCAACTGGAGCGCAGCTTTGAGCGCCAGAAGTACCTGAGCGTCCAGGACCGCATGGAGCTGGCCGCCTCGCTCAACCTCACCGACACGCAGGTCAAGACCTGGTACCAGAACCGAAG GACCAAGTGGAAGAGGCAGACCGCGGTGGGACTGGAACTCTTGGCCGAGGCTGGAAACTATTCAGCCCTGCAAAGGATGTTCCCGTCGCCCTACTTCTACCCACAGAGCCTGGTGTCCAACCTGGACCCGGGGGCGGCCCTCTACCTGTACAGGGGCCCCTCGGCGCCTCCACCCAGCCTGCAGAGGCCCCTGGTGCCCCGCATCCTGCTGCACGGCCTGCAAGGGGGCAGCGAGCCGCCCCCCCCGCCGCCCCTGCCCCCCATGTCCGCTGTCCTCTCCCGGCCGCCCCAGCAGCGGTGA